A segment of the Azospirillum lipoferum 4B genome:
CAGACGGAAAGACCCCGTGCACCTTTACTACAGCTTTGCAGTGGTGCTAGGGACTTCATGTGTAGGATAGGTGGGAGGCTTGGAAGCCTGGGCGCCAGCCCGGGTGGAGCCAACCTTGAAATACCACCCTTGAAGTCTCTGGCATCTAACCGTGGCCCGTTACCCGGGTCCGGGACCCTGCATGGCGGGTAGTTTGACTGGGGCGGTCGCCTCCCAAAGTGTAACGGAGGCGCGCGATGGTGGGCTCAGAGCGGTCGGAAATCGCTCGTCGAGTGCAATGGCATAAGCCCGCCTGACTGCAAGACTGACAAGTCGAGCAGAGACGAAAGTCGGCCATAGTGATCCGGTGGCTCCACGTGGACGGGCCATCGCTCAACGGATAAAAGGTACGCCGGGGATAACAGGCTGATGACTCCCAAGAGTCCATATCGACGGAGTCGTTTGGCACCTCGATGTCGGCTCATCACATCCTGGGGCTGGAGCAGGTCCCAAGGGTTCGGCTGTTCGCCGATTAAAGTGGTACGTGAGCTGGGTTTAGAACGTCGTGAGACAGTTCGGTCCCTATCTGCCGTGGGTGTCGGAGTTTTGCGAGGATCTGTCCCTAGTACGAGAGGACCGGGATGGACATACCTCTGGTGCACCGGTTGTCACGCCAGTGGCATGGCCGGGTAGCTAAGTATGGACGGGATAACCGCTGAAAGCATCTAAGCGGGAAACCCACCTCTAAACCAGAGCTCCCTTGAGAGCCGTGACAGACCATCACGTCGATAGGAGGCATGTGGAAGGGCGGCAACGCCTGAAGCTAAGCCTTACTAATCGCTCGATCGGCTTGATCTCGACACCACATTACCGCGCCATGCGCAGCAGCAAGCCTGCTAAGGCCCTGCTTGACGCAAGAACCGCAGTTCGATACATCCTCACATCACTTGCACGACAGCGAATGCGCTTCGGATTAGCGTCGGTCTTGAGCCTTGGTGACCTGGTGGTCATGGCGAGGTGTCAAACACCCGATCCCATCCCGAACTCGGCCGTGAAAAGCCTCCGCGCCAATGGTACTGCGTCTTAAGACGTGGGAGAGTAGGTCGCCGCCAGGTCACTCAGGCTCAAGAGACGCCAAACACGAAGCATATACGCTGGCATCTTCGCACATATCCGAAACGCCCCGGTTCTCACGAGCCGGGGCGTTTTGCTGTTGGCCCTTTTTGTTGTTGGCTTACCGGCGTTGGCGCAACTGCCGTACCGCCAGCGCTTCGGGAACGCTGCCGGGTGTCGCGGGGTTACCTCCGGGCGACACCAACATACGGACGTTCGATGACCTTGCAGCAGTTCATGGCCTTTGCGTTGGTGGGCATCGTGGTGGCGATGCTGGTCTGGAACAAGCTGCGTTTCGACGTGGTGGCGGTGCTGGCCCTGCTGGCCGGCGTATTCCTGGGGCTGATTCCGGCGAAGGACGCATTTTCCGGCTTTGCCGACGACATCGTCATCATCATCGCCTCCGCCCTCATCGTCAGCGCCGGGATCGCCCGATCAGGTGTGATCGACGCGCTGGTGCGTCCGGTGGCAGGAAAGTTGAACACGCCGACGCGGCAGATCGCCTTCTTATCCGGATCGGTGGCCTTCATGTCGGCCCTTATGAAGAACATCGGCGCGCTCGCCATTTTCCTGCCAATCACCATGCAGTTGGCGCGGCGGCACCGCACCGGTGCGCATCGTGTGCTGATGCCGATGGCGTTCGCCTCGCTGATGGGTGGGCTGATGACGCTGGTCGGTACCTCGCCCAACATCATCGTGTCCCGCGTGCGGGAGGAGATCCTCGGCAAGCCCTTCGCCATGTTCGATTACCTGCCGGTCGGATTGGGGATCACGGTGGTCGGTCTGGCTTTCCTGATGTTCGGCTGGCGCCTGCTGCCCCAGGACCGCAGCGGCGCCCGGTCGGCGGAGGAGACATTCGCCGTCGAGAATTACGCCAGCGAGATGAGGCTGCCTGCGGCATCGGCCTTCGTCGGCCGCACCGTCCGCGACGTCGAGGCCCTGGCGGAGGGCGAGGCCCAGGTGATCGGCCTGATCCGCGAACGGTTCCGCCGCTATGTTCCCGACAAGCATTGGGTCCTGCTGGCCGACGACATCCTGGTGCTGGAGGGCGATGCGCCGGCCCTGCAGCGCCTCGTCCAGGCCGCCTCGCTGGAGCCGTTGGGCGTGCTGGAGGGGGTGGATGGCGAACTGCTGGCGGTCGAGGCGGTGGTGACGCCGGACTCGCCGCTCGTCGGCCATTCCGACCGGCATCTCGACCTGCGGCGGCGTTTCGGCCTCAGCCTGCTGGCGGTGAGCCGCGCCGGCGAGCGGATTGCCCAGCGCCTGCACCATGCGGTGTTCCGGGAGGGTGACCTGCTGCTGCTCCAGG
Coding sequences within it:
- a CDS encoding SLC13 family permease, producing MTLQQFMAFALVGIVVAMLVWNKLRFDVVAVLALLAGVFLGLIPAKDAFSGFADDIVIIIASALIVSAGIARSGVIDALVRPVAGKLNTPTRQIAFLSGSVAFMSALMKNIGALAIFLPITMQLARRHRTGAHRVLMPMAFASLMGGLMTLVGTSPNIIVSRVREEILGKPFAMFDYLPVGLGITVVGLAFLMFGWRLLPQDRSGARSAEETFAVENYASEMRLPAASAFVGRTVRDVEALAEGEAQVIGLIRERFRRYVPDKHWVLLADDILVLEGDAPALQRLVQAASLEPLGVLEGVDGELLAVEAVVTPDSPLVGHSDRHLDLRRRFGLSLLAVSRAGERIAQRLHHAVFREGDLLLLQVPAERYPDALADANLIPLAERRLQLGRRRPMWVPVGIVIITMIVVGLHLAPLAVTFLAAATAMIVTGVLSIEDAYHAVEWPIIILLAALIPVSGTLESTGATGVISTLLADAARGLPAVACVTLVMAAAMAVTPFLNNAATVLVMAPIGAGVAQQLGLSPDPFLMAVAVGAGSDFLTPIGHQCNTLVMGPGGYRFSDYPRLGLPLSLLILTLGTWLIVMVWPLAG